GCGATTTTCATCCCCACGATGTTGGGATGATCCTCGACCACCAGGGTATCGCCGTGCGCGCCGGTCATCATTGCGCACAGCCGCTGATGCAGGTGCTGGACGTGCCTGCCGTGCTGCGTGCGTCGTTCTACCTGTACAACACGCCGGCCGAGGTCGACGCCCTGGTGGATGCGCTGGCCGCCGTCGACGTACTGCTCGGCAGCCGCGAGCCGGCGGCGTGAAAGAGTCAGGCCCGTGAACTCCGAAGCTGCCCTTGAAGCTGTCTACCGCGACGAGATCGTCGAGCATTACCGCCGCCCGCACCACGCCGCCCCGCTCAGCCACGCCGATGCCAGCGCCGAGGGACTTAATCCGCTCTGCGGAGACGAAGTGCGGGTGGAGCTGCGCTTCGACGGTGAACGTCTGGCCGAAGGCGCTGCCTGGGGCCGCGGCTGCGCGATCAGCCAGGCCTCGGCGTCGATGATGACCGACGAGATCGCAGGACTGACCTGCGACGAGATCGAGCAGCTGCTCGACGCGTTCGAGCAGCTGCTCAAGACCGGTGTGAAGCCGAACGTCGACGTGGGCCCGCTCGAATCACTGCGCGGCGTTGCCAATTTTCCCGTGCGCGTGAAGTGCGCCTTGCTGCCGTGGAAGGTGCTGCGCGACGCGCTCGACGAGCGTTGCAGCCCCCACTGAGGCTGCCTGCCACGTCGCGCTTACCGCGACCGGCCACCACCCGTCACAGGTCACGGTCCTTTCCTGACGCCCGCGTGGTACGGCGCAGTTGCCCGCCCATCCGGCCCGGCGCTGAGGCCGCTTTCGTGTGTCCTGAGGTACCGCCCCTCCTGGCCATCCGGCCATCGCGCGGCACCGGCCAATGTCCAGCGCCCAACCACACGTCCGGCCGCTGCGGCGCGCCGGGCATTTTGCGA
The sequence above is drawn from the Dehalococcoidia bacterium genome and encodes:
- a CDS encoding SUF system NifU family Fe-S cluster assembly protein, producing MNSEAALEAVYRDEIVEHYRRPHHAAPLSHADASAEGLNPLCGDEVRVELRFDGERLAEGAAWGRGCAISQASASMMTDEIAGLTCDEIEQLLDAFEQLLKTGVKPNVDVGPLESLRGVANFPVRVKCALLPWKVLRDALDERCSPH